A genomic segment from Capra hircus breed San Clemente chromosome 7, ASM170441v1, whole genome shotgun sequence encodes:
- the PGLS gene encoding 6-phosphogluconolactonase, protein MAAPAPRLISVFSSPQELGASLAQLVVQQAACCLADAGARFTLGLSGGSLVSMLARELPAAAAPAGPASLARWTLGFCDERLVPFEHAESTYGLYRTHLLSKLPIFDSQVITINPALPVEEAAEDYAKKLRQAFQGDSIPVFDLLILGVGPDGHTCSLFPDHPLLQEREKIVAPISDSPKPPPQRVTLTLPVLNAARTVIFVATGEGKAAILKRILEDKEENPLPAALVQPSTGKLCWFLDEAAARLLTVPFEKHSTL, encoded by the exons aTGGCCGCGCCGGCCCCCCGCCTCATCTCTGTCTTCTCGAGCCCGCAGGAGCTGGGTGCCTCGCTGGCGCAACTGGTAGTGCAGCAGGCAGCATGCTGCCTGGCGGATGCCGGCGCCCGCTTCACGCTCGGCTTGTCCGGCGGCAGCCTTGTCTCCATGCTGGCCCGCGAgctgcccgccgccgccgcccccgctgGACCCGCTAGCCTCGCGCGCTGGACGCTGGGCTTCTGCGACGAGCGCCTCGTGCCCTTCGAGCACGCCGAGAGCACGTACGGCCTCTACCGG ACCCACCTGCTCTCCAAGCTCCCTATCTTCGACAGCCAGGTGATCACCATCAACCCCGCGTTGCCTGTGGAGGAGGCCGCTGAGGACTACGCCAAGAAGCTGAGACAG gccttCCAAGGGGACTCCATCCCGGTTTTTGACCTGCTGATTCTGGGTGTGGGTCCTGATGGCCACACCTGCTCACTCTTCCCAGACCACCCCCTCCTGCAG gagCGGGAGAAAATTGTGGCCCCCATCAGTGACTCCCCGAAACCACCTCCGCAACGTGTGACCCTCACTCTTCCCGTGCTGAACGCAGCTCGAACGGTCATCTTTGTGGCGACAGGAGAAGGCAAGGCAGCTATTCTGAAG CGCATTTTGGAGGACAAGGAGGAGAACCCGCTCCCCGCCGCACTGGTCCAGCCCAGCACTGGGAAACTCTGCTGGTTTCTGGACGAGGCAGCAGCCCGACTCCTGACCGTGCCCTTCGAGAAGCATTCCACGTTATAA
- the FAM129C gene encoding niban-like protein 2 has product MGGRPSSPLDKQQQQHLKGQVDTLLRNFLPCYRGQLAASVLRQISRELGPQEPARCQLLHSKKLPRVREHRGPLAQLRGHPPQWQPSFCVLRGDGRLEWFSHREEYENGDRPLGSTTLTGYTVLTSQREYLCLLDALCPDSSRDHTQEEPDPLLEMPVSFPLFLQHPFRQHLCFSAATGEAQRAWRLALQGGIRLRGTVLQRSQAPAARAFLDAIRLYRQQHGQFSNDDVTLGSDAEVLTSVLMRELLPALRAQTLPGLRGAGRSRAWAWTKLLDAVHAAVLAGASAGLRAFQPEKDELLAALEKTIRPDVDQMLRLRARVASRLKAEVQGPLESCLRGKVDAQLPRITQTLLSTVEAELAAVRTLLTQGMDRLFRLLRGSSSSTQLRKEVYSFGEMPWDPELMQICYQEAKRSQGQLGQLAALFGFFGTQSLVFGAQDLAQQLMADAVTTFLQLADQCLTTTLDCDQATQQLEKVRGRMLKKFQSDSSLARRRFIHSWLLCIFLPFVLGQLESSCKAKLLKFEGDVLAVGSPALTIEGIYEDVVRAFLLQRINRELKKALGARNMSCILDDCSEEPWDQAETDVETEAPRGTCSRQPGPSTEV; this is encoded by the exons ATGGGCGGGCGCCCCTCGAGCCCCCTGgacaaacagcagcagcagcacctgaagG GCCAGGTGGACACCCTGCTGAGGAACTTCCTGCCTTGCTACCGCGGGCAGCTGGCGGCCTCGGTCCTGCGGCAAATCTCCAGAGAGCTGGGCCCCCAGGAGCCAGCCAGATGCCAACTGCTACATAGCAAA AAGCTACCCCGCGTCCGTGAGCACCGAGGGCCCCTGGCCCAGCTGCGGGGCCACCCACCCCAGTGGCAGCCAAGCTTCTGTGTTCTGCGTGGGGATGGCCGCCTGGAGTGGTTCAGCCACAGGGAG GAATATGAAAATGGGGACCGTCCCCTGGGCTCCACGACCCTGACAGGGTACACAGTCCTGACTTCCCAACGTGAATATCTCTGCCTGTTGGATGCTCTCTGCCCAGACTCCTCAA GAGACCACACACAGGAAGAGCCTGATCCCCTCTTGGAAATGCCTGTTAGCTTCCCTCTGTTCCTGCAGCATCCCTTCCGCCAGCACCTCTGTTTCTCTGCAGCCACAGGGGAGGCGCAGCGTGCCTGGAGACTAGCCCTGCAGGGCGGCATCCGGCTTCGAGGCACAG TCCTGCAGCGAAGTCAAGCGCCGGCAGCCCGTGCCTTCCTAGATGCCATACGGCTCTACCGGCAACAACATGGCCAATTTAGCAACGACGACGTGACCCTAGGCTCCGACGCTGAG GTGCTGACCTCGGTACTGATGCGGGAGCTACTGCCAGCGCTGCGAGCCCAGACCCTGCCCGGCCTGCGAGGAGCCGGCCGCTCCCGGGCCTGGGCCTGGACCAAG CTCCTGGACGCCGTCCACGCTGCAGTCCTGGCTGGCGCCTCCGCGGGACTCCGCGCCTTCCAGCCCGAAAAGGACGAGCTGCTTGCGGCCCTGGAGAAGACAATCCGCCCAGATGTGGATCAGATGCTGCGGCTGCGGGCGCGCGTGGCTTCCAGGCTGAAGG CCGAGGTCCAGGGCCCCCTGGAGTCGTGCCTGCGCGGGAAGGTGGATGCGCAGCTGCCGCGGATCACACAGACGCTGCTGAGCACTGTGGAAGCCGAACTCGCGGCGGTGCGGACCCTCCTAACCCAGGGCATGGATCGCCTGTTCCGCCTCCTTCGTGGGAGTTCCTCCAGCACCCAGCTGCGGAAGGAG GTGTACTCATTTGGGGAGATGCCATGGGACCCAGAGCTGATGCAGATTTGCTACCAGGAGGCCAAGAGGAGCCAGGGGCAGCTGGGGCAGCTGGCAGCGCTGTTTGGCTTCTTTGGAACACAGAGCCTAGTGTTTGGGGCCCAGGATCTCGCACAGCAG CTCATGGCTGACGCCGTGACCACCTTCCTACAGCTGGCTGACCAGTGTCTGACCACGACTCTGGACTGCGACCAGGCCACCCAGCAGCTGGAGAAAGTCAGGGGGCGCATGCTGAAG AAATTCCAGTCGGATAGCAGCTTGGCACGGAGGAGGTTCATCCACAGCTGGCTGCTCTGCATCTTCCTGCCCTTTGTGTTGGGCCAGCTGGAGTCGAGCTGCAAAGCG AAGCTGCTTAAGTTTGAAGGGGACGTCCTTGCTGTGGGCAGCCCTGCCCTGACCATCGAGGGGATTTACGAGGATGTTGTCCGGgctttcctgctccagaggatcaaTCGAG aattgaaAAAGGCCCTTGGGGCCAGAAACATGTCCTGCATTCTGGATGACTGCTCAGAGGAGCCATGGGACCAGGCAGAAACAG